One Brevibacterium spongiae DNA segment encodes these proteins:
- a CDS encoding TRAP transporter permease produces the protein MSGRTAEAAPTGPVPQTDVDDLIAQYDEELPQRTLTRRLDLGVGIVCFVVSLFVLNQVFFPLRQGNQFYLMWFLAFVLPLVFICYRPGFGRKAEAADRAAEAAAGAASAKSRTKRAKNDNPSILDWVLVVITFLTCAYPVLPFFSGGFNEFLNRQGSLTTLDVIMGGVLLLLILEATRRTTGLILPIFCIVFFLYSYYGSYIPVNWPGSHAGQNFDQIVNALYNDASGFYGIPLDVAATYIVLFTIYGAVLDKTGAASFFIDLSFSLFKKSKAAPGRTVALSGFLLGTVSGSGTATAVSLGAVTWPVLKKAGYPKENAGGMLAASGIGAILSPPTLGAAAFIIAELLNVSYGLVLLWAVVPTLLYYLGIFLAIEIDSRKIEVDYAPPPGLRSWPIFKKGFYHFISLGIIVVFLALGMAPFKAVVYATLVGIGFGIIEIILARRSEPATILSAVWDVFYGALSTGIRSVLPVTSVCAAAGIIVSTITKTGLGQVISDILIKGAQAFSDDPTVILILTCIFAAVAVTVLGLAVPVTASFIISWVIVGPALITLGVPEAAAAMFIFYYAVLSEVSPPTALAAVASSAITGGRVIATMWQACKYAIPAFLVPLAFTFTPEGAALVAQGGFVGAVWTFFVSAFAVAALAAGAGGWIIRRAGWPERVLCFLAAGALLYLQPLSMTVGFAALALAVVIHLLLRRKPATASARGTEDGTAASANGGPGTSATGAAGSGDGPSTEPPSTGTPAGTN, from the coding sequence ATGTCCGGACGCACTGCCGAGGCCGCTCCGACGGGCCCGGTGCCGCAGACCGACGTCGACGATCTCATCGCCCAATACGATGAGGAGCTGCCACAGCGCACATTGACGCGCAGGCTCGACCTCGGGGTCGGCATCGTCTGCTTCGTCGTGTCGCTGTTCGTGCTCAATCAGGTGTTCTTCCCGCTGCGGCAGGGCAACCAGTTCTACCTCATGTGGTTCCTCGCCTTCGTGCTGCCGTTGGTCTTCATCTGCTACCGCCCAGGATTCGGGCGCAAGGCCGAGGCGGCCGACCGGGCCGCAGAAGCGGCGGCGGGGGCCGCCTCGGCGAAATCGCGGACGAAGCGAGCGAAGAACGACAACCCCTCGATCCTCGATTGGGTCCTCGTCGTCATCACATTCCTCACCTGCGCCTATCCGGTGCTGCCGTTCTTCTCCGGCGGATTCAACGAGTTCCTCAACCGGCAGGGATCGCTGACGACCCTCGACGTCATCATGGGCGGAGTCCTGCTGCTGCTCATCCTCGAAGCCACCCGCCGAACCACGGGCCTCATCCTGCCGATCTTCTGCATCGTCTTCTTCCTCTACAGCTACTACGGCTCCTACATACCGGTGAACTGGCCGGGCTCGCACGCCGGACAGAACTTCGACCAGATCGTCAACGCCCTGTACAACGACGCCTCGGGCTTCTACGGCATCCCGCTCGACGTGGCCGCGACCTACATCGTGCTGTTCACCATCTACGGGGCCGTGCTCGACAAGACGGGAGCGGCGAGCTTCTTCATCGACCTCAGCTTCTCCCTGTTCAAGAAGTCGAAAGCGGCACCCGGGCGCACGGTGGCACTGTCCGGGTTCCTCCTCGGCACGGTCTCCGGTTCGGGCACGGCCACGGCGGTCTCGCTCGGTGCGGTCACCTGGCCGGTGCTCAAGAAGGCCGGCTATCCGAAGGAGAACGCCGGCGGTATGCTCGCCGCTTCCGGCATCGGCGCGATCCTGTCCCCGCCGACGCTCGGCGCTGCGGCGTTCATCATCGCCGAGCTGCTCAACGTCTCCTACGGGCTCGTCCTCCTCTGGGCGGTCGTGCCCACCCTGCTCTACTACCTGGGCATCTTCCTCGCCATCGAAATCGACTCCCGCAAGATCGAAGTCGACTACGCCCCGCCCCCGGGCCTGCGCTCATGGCCGATCTTCAAGAAGGGCTTCTACCACTTCATCTCCCTGGGCATCATCGTCGTCTTCCTCGCCCTCGGCATGGCTCCCTTCAAAGCCGTCGTCTACGCGACGCTCGTCGGCATCGGCTTCGGGATCATCGAGATCATCCTCGCCCGCCGCAGCGAACCCGCCACCATCCTCAGCGCCGTCTGGGACGTCTTCTACGGAGCCCTGTCGACAGGCATCCGCTCCGTTCTGCCGGTGACCAGCGTGTGCGCGGCCGCAGGCATCATCGTCTCGACGATCACGAAGACCGGACTCGGCCAGGTCATCTCCGACATCCTCATCAAGGGAGCGCAGGCGTTCTCGGACGATCCGACGGTCATCCTCATCCTCACCTGCATCTTCGCCGCTGTCGCCGTGACGGTGCTCGGTCTGGCGGTGCCGGTGACCGCCTCGTTCATCATCAGCTGGGTCATCGTCGGACCCGCCCTCATCACCCTCGGAGTCCCCGAGGCGGCGGCAGCGATGTTCATCTTCTACTACGCGGTCCTCTCCGAGGTCTCCCCGCCGACAGCGCTGGCAGCTGTCGCCTCCTCGGCCATCACAGGAGGCCGCGTCATCGCGACGATGTGGCAGGCGTGTAAGTATGCGATCCCTGCGTTCCTCGTGCCCTTGGCCTTCACCTTCACCCCCGAGGGGGCTGCCTTGGTGGCGCAGGGAGGATTCGTCGGCGCAGTCTGGACCTTCTTCGTCTCCGCCTTCGCCGTTGCCGCCCTGGCCGCCGGCGCCGGCGGTTGGATCATCCGCCGTGCCGGATGGCCCGAGCGGGTCCTGTGCTTCCTCGCCGCCGGTGCGCTCCTCTACCTCCAACCGCTGTCGATGACGGTCGGCTTCGCGGCCCTCGCCCTCGCCGTCGTCATCCACCTGCTCCTCCGACGAAAGCCGGCGACCGCCTCGGCGAGGGGGACCGAGGACGGAACGGCCGCCTCGGCGAACGGCGGACCAGGAACGAGCGCAACCGGCGCGGCCGGGTCCGGCGACGGACCTTCCACGGAACCACCCTCGACCGGAACACCGGCCGGGACCAACTGA
- a CDS encoding TAXI family TRAP transporter solute-binding subunit, with protein sequence MKRTTTFTIAAAALAAVLTMSSCGGKREAEPAAEGGDGCTAASGQITIATGNSTGVYYVLGGGLAQVISDNSDLKATASETGASVQNLQQLSSGDFDIAFSLADTAADAVSGNADFKEAEDISALSRIYDNYTHVVVRKDAKIDSVEDFKGKTISTGSPKSGTEVIANRLIESAGLKDGDVTKQRLDLSKTVDGMKDGSIDGMVWSGGLPTAGVTDLFTSNGKDVEILDISDLEGKMKEINPVYEVAEIPGDTYKGVDAIKTIVTPNVLMVRNDMDEGTACALTKLVFDKKDDLVKVHAAAKEINLDTAEPPKPITLHPGSQKALDELNK encoded by the coding sequence ATGAAGCGAACAACGACGTTCACGATCGCTGCGGCGGCCCTGGCCGCGGTGCTGACGATGAGTTCATGTGGTGGCAAACGCGAAGCCGAACCCGCCGCCGAAGGCGGAGACGGCTGCACTGCCGCCTCCGGGCAGATCACCATCGCCACCGGAAACTCGACAGGTGTCTACTACGTGCTCGGCGGCGGTCTGGCGCAGGTGATCTCCGACAATTCCGATCTCAAGGCGACCGCCTCGGAGACCGGCGCCTCCGTGCAGAACCTCCAACAGCTGTCCAGCGGCGACTTCGACATCGCGTTCTCCTTGGCCGATACCGCAGCCGATGCGGTTTCTGGCAACGCTGACTTCAAGGAGGCCGAGGACATCTCGGCGCTCTCACGCATCTACGACAACTACACCCACGTCGTCGTGCGCAAGGACGCGAAGATCGATTCGGTTGAGGACTTCAAGGGCAAGACGATCTCGACCGGGTCGCCGAAGTCCGGCACCGAGGTCATCGCCAACCGCCTCATCGAATCCGCCGGCCTCAAGGACGGCGATGTGACCAAACAGCGCCTCGACCTGTCGAAGACCGTCGACGGGATGAAGGACGGATCCATCGACGGCATGGTGTGGTCCGGCGGTCTGCCCACTGCGGGTGTCACCGACCTGTTCACCTCGAACGGCAAGGACGTCGAGATCCTCGACATCTCCGACCTCGAAGGCAAGATGAAGGAGATCAACCCCGTCTACGAGGTGGCCGAGATTCCCGGCGACACCTACAAAGGCGTCGACGCGATCAAGACGATCGTCACCCCGAACGTGCTCATGGTCCGCAACGACATGGACGAAGGCACTGCCTGCGCTCTGACGAAGCTCGTCTTCGACAAGAAGGACGACCTGGTCAAGGTGCATGCGGCGGCGAAGGAGATCAACCTCGACACCGCCGAACCGCCGAAGCCGATCACACTGCATCCGGGTTCGCAGAAAGCGCTCGACGAACTGAATAAGTAG
- the thiC gene encoding phosphomethylpyrimidine synthase ThiC, giving the protein MTAFTPETPVPATTVPTERDLGPTPDANEAAASVRGSEDQSVRKPEDWFTLEQYPTHSPDWVEDAEHQVRVPVTRIELDDTDGRANDPVHVYRTVGPGSVPEEGLPALRFPWIDSRLDTETYAARGHRIADDGRAAVRRGAPSQQWKGRKPVPRRAKTGRTVTQMHYARQGIITPEMRFVALREQCDVELVRAELAAGRAIIPNNINHPESEPMIIGKAFLVKINANIGNSAVTSSIAEEVDKLRWAAKWGADTLMDLSTGNDIHTTREWIIRNSPIPIGTVPIYQALEKVDGDANALTWEIYRDTVIEQCEQGVDYMTVHAGVLLRYVPLTANRVTGMVSRGGSIMAGWCLAHHEENFLYTHFDELCEIFARYDVAFSLGDGLRPGSIADANDAAQFAELDTLAELTERAWAHDVQVMVEGPGHIPLHLVRENVERQQELCHGAPFYTLGPLVTDIAPGYDHITSAIGATEIARYGTAMLCYVTPKEHLGLPDRDDVKTGVITYKIAAHAADVAKGHPGATARDDALSKARFEFRWRDQFALGLDPETAEAFHDETLPAEPAKTAHFCSMCGPKFCSMRISQDIRDTYGSAEAQAALAGMQEKSREFLASGGTVYLPEPTVGPHDG; this is encoded by the coding sequence ATGACTGCATTCACCCCTGAAACACCTGTCCCTGCCACGACTGTGCCCACCGAGCGTGACCTCGGCCCGACCCCCGACGCGAACGAAGCGGCCGCCTCGGTGCGGGGATCCGAGGATCAGTCGGTGCGGAAACCCGAGGACTGGTTCACACTTGAGCAGTACCCGACGCATTCGCCGGACTGGGTCGAGGACGCGGAGCACCAGGTCCGCGTGCCGGTCACCCGCATCGAACTCGACGACACCGACGGCCGAGCGAACGACCCCGTCCACGTCTACCGCACCGTCGGCCCCGGCAGCGTCCCCGAGGAAGGCCTCCCAGCGCTGCGGTTCCCCTGGATCGACTCCCGCCTCGACACCGAAACGTATGCAGCCCGCGGCCACCGCATCGCCGACGACGGACGTGCGGCAGTGCGCAGAGGTGCGCCCTCGCAGCAGTGGAAGGGGCGCAAACCGGTTCCGCGACGAGCCAAGACCGGCCGCACGGTGACCCAGATGCACTACGCCCGGCAGGGCATCATCACCCCCGAGATGCGGTTCGTCGCCCTGCGCGAACAGTGCGATGTCGAACTCGTCCGCGCAGAACTCGCCGCCGGGCGCGCCATCATCCCGAACAACATCAACCACCCCGAATCCGAGCCGATGATCATCGGCAAGGCCTTCCTCGTGAAGATCAACGCGAACATCGGAAATTCCGCGGTCACCAGCTCCATCGCCGAGGAGGTCGACAAGCTGCGATGGGCCGCGAAGTGGGGCGCCGACACCCTCATGGACCTGTCGACCGGCAATGACATCCACACCACCCGGGAGTGGATCATCCGCAATTCGCCGATCCCCATCGGCACCGTCCCGATCTACCAGGCGCTGGAGAAGGTCGACGGTGACGCGAACGCGCTGACCTGGGAGATCTACCGCGACACCGTCATCGAGCAGTGCGAACAGGGTGTGGACTACATGACCGTCCACGCCGGTGTGCTGCTGCGCTACGTCCCCCTCACCGCCAACCGGGTCACCGGGATGGTCTCCCGCGGCGGGTCGATCATGGCCGGCTGGTGTCTGGCCCATCACGAGGAGAACTTCCTCTACACCCACTTCGATGAGCTCTGCGAGATCTTCGCCCGCTACGACGTCGCGTTCTCACTCGGCGACGGACTGCGACCGGGCTCCATCGCCGATGCCAACGATGCCGCCCAGTTCGCGGAACTCGACACTCTCGCCGAACTCACCGAACGCGCCTGGGCCCACGACGTCCAGGTGATGGTCGAAGGGCCCGGGCACATTCCGCTCCACCTCGTGCGGGAGAACGTCGAACGTCAGCAGGAGCTGTGCCACGGCGCACCCTTCTACACCTTGGGTCCGCTGGTCACGGACATCGCACCCGGCTACGACCACATCACCTCGGCGATCGGAGCGACCGAGATCGCCCGCTACGGCACGGCGATGCTCTGCTATGTCACCCCAAAGGAGCACCTCGGTCTGCCCGACCGCGACGACGTCAAGACCGGAGTGATCACGTACAAGATCGCCGCCCACGCCGCCGACGTCGCGAAGGGCCACCCCGGGGCGACGGCCCGCGATGATGCGCTGTCGAAGGCACGGTTCGAGTTCCGGTGGCGGGACCAGTTCGCTCTCGGTCTTGACCCGGAGACCGCCGAGGCGTTCCATGACGAGACGCTGCCGGCGGAACCGGCGAAGACCGCGCACTTCTGTTCGATGTGCGGGCCGAAGTTCTGCTCGATGCGCATCTCCCAAGACATCCGCGACACCTACGGAAGCGCCGAGGCGCAGGCCGCGCTGGCAGGCATGCAGGAGAAGAGCCGCGAGTTCCTCGCCTCCGGCGGGACGGTGTACCTCCCCGAGCCAACTGTCGGCCCCCACGACGGCTGA
- a CDS encoding M13 family metallopeptidase: MTSETSQTSIRPQDDLYQHINGEWIDSFTIPDDRAGDGAMRELFDTAETKVRDIITSVTDSPQEPGSEGQKVADLFTSFMDVDRVNELGVAPLNSTFAAIDAAEDKSELAALLARLETEGIGGVLGGYVTADAKDSDVYALYLVQAGISLPDEDYYFNDDHAEVRAKFLAHVQKIAALAGLGEKSGISDAEVAAKVMAFETELARHHWDRVACRDAEKTYNKHSISELRDLGPEFDFDSYLGILTADATDLKYLVVSQPSFVTGMAKVWAETDIETIKTWLRFVVVSDTASLLSDEFVEENFDFNSRTLSGTPALRERWKRGVGLVESLLGEAVGKLYVAAEFPPAAKDAIDHLVGMLIRAYDKSIRELDWMSEETKDRALVKLSKFTPKVGYPEVWREYPAAIDAADLVGNVRRCAQAEHVRQVGRIGGPIDRTEWLMTPQTVNAYYHPVMNEIVFPAAILQPPFFDAEGDVAANFGAIGAVIGHEIGHGFDDQGSRYDGDGNLVDWWTSADRERFEERTNALIAQYEELVPAGLEASQHVNGALTVGENIGDLGGLSIGWKALELELGERAGTPGVPVAPSPEQAKSFFEAWAKAWRSKMRTEERVRRLSIDPHSPEEFRCNQVVKNMTAFHDTYGVDETDGMYLAPESRVTIW, from the coding sequence ATGACTTCTGAAACCTCACAGACCTCGATCAGGCCTCAGGACGACCTCTATCAGCACATCAACGGCGAGTGGATCGACTCGTTCACCATCCCCGACGACCGGGCCGGTGACGGAGCCATGCGAGAGCTCTTCGACACCGCCGAGACCAAGGTCCGCGACATCATCACCTCCGTGACCGACTCTCCGCAGGAGCCCGGATCCGAAGGGCAGAAGGTCGCCGACCTGTTCACCTCGTTCATGGACGTCGACCGCGTCAACGAACTCGGCGTCGCCCCGCTGAACTCGACGTTCGCCGCCATCGACGCCGCCGAGGACAAGTCCGAACTCGCCGCCCTGCTCGCCCGACTCGAGACCGAAGGCATCGGCGGGGTGCTCGGCGGGTACGTCACCGCCGATGCGAAGGACTCCGACGTCTACGCCCTCTACCTCGTCCAGGCCGGCATCTCCCTGCCCGATGAGGACTACTACTTCAACGACGACCACGCCGAGGTGCGCGCGAAGTTCCTCGCCCACGTGCAGAAGATCGCGGCCCTGGCCGGACTCGGTGAGAAGTCCGGGATCTCCGACGCCGAGGTGGCCGCGAAGGTGATGGCGTTCGAAACCGAACTCGCCCGCCACCACTGGGACCGGGTCGCCTGCCGCGACGCGGAGAAGACGTACAACAAGCATTCGATCTCCGAGCTGCGCGACCTCGGCCCCGAATTCGACTTCGACTCCTACCTGGGCATCCTCACCGCCGATGCGACCGACCTGAAGTACCTCGTGGTCTCCCAGCCCTCGTTCGTCACGGGTATGGCGAAGGTGTGGGCGGAGACCGACATCGAGACCATCAAGACGTGGCTGCGCTTCGTCGTCGTCTCCGACACCGCTTCACTGCTCTCGGACGAGTTCGTCGAGGAGAACTTCGACTTCAACTCCCGCACCCTTTCGGGCACCCCTGCCCTGCGGGAACGCTGGAAGCGCGGGGTCGGGCTCGTCGAGTCCCTCCTCGGCGAGGCGGTCGGCAAACTCTACGTCGCCGCCGAATTCCCGCCCGCGGCCAAGGACGCCATCGACCACCTCGTGGGCATGCTCATCAGGGCCTACGACAAGTCGATCCGCGAACTCGACTGGATGAGCGAGGAGACGAAGGATCGCGCCCTGGTCAAGCTCTCGAAGTTCACCCCGAAGGTCGGCTATCCCGAGGTCTGGCGTGAGTACCCGGCGGCGATCGATGCCGCCGACCTCGTCGGGAACGTGCGGCGCTGTGCGCAGGCCGAGCATGTGCGGCAGGTGGGTCGCATCGGCGGGCCCATCGACCGCACCGAATGGCTGATGACCCCGCAGACGGTCAACGCGTACTACCACCCGGTGATGAACGAGATCGTCTTCCCAGCCGCGATCCTCCAGCCCCCGTTCTTCGACGCCGAGGGAGATGTGGCTGCGAACTTCGGAGCGATCGGTGCGGTCATCGGCCACGAGATCGGGCACGGCTTCGACGATCAGGGTTCACGTTATGACGGCGACGGCAACCTCGTCGACTGGTGGACGTCGGCCGATCGTGAGCGCTTCGAGGAGCGCACGAACGCGCTCATCGCCCAGTACGAGGAGCTGGTCCCGGCCGGTCTCGAGGCATCGCAGCATGTCAACGGGGCGCTGACGGTCGGTGAGAACATCGGTGACCTCGGCGGCCTGTCGATCGGGTGGAAGGCGCTCGAACTCGAACTCGGTGAGCGGGCGGGCACTCCCGGAGTGCCAGTGGCCCCGAGCCCGGAGCAGGCGAAGTCGTTCTTCGAGGCGTGGGCGAAGGCGTGGCGGTCGAAGATGCGCACCGAGGAGCGTGTGCGTCGCCTGTCGATCGACCCGCATTCGCCGGAGGAGTTCCGCTGCAACCAGGTCGTGAAGAACATGACCGCCTTCCACGACACCTATGGCGTGGACGAGACCGACGGCATGTACCTCGCCCCGGAATCACGAGTCACCATCTGGTGA
- a CDS encoding amidohydrolase family protein — protein sequence MTEPQKAFDAHLHIIDPDHPLIENNGYLPDPFTVADYRARLQSLPDVGVAIAGGAVVSGSFQGFDQGYLIAALRELGPNYVGVTQLPDGTTDDQIQRLDEAGVKALRFNIARGGSATLEALDAFARRVHDLVGWHAELYIDARTIDADLADRIASLPAVSIDHLGMHEDGLSTLLRLVERGVKVKATGFGRVELDPAEVVRRIVDTDPSALMVGTDLPSTRARRPFADTDFTKIRDALSPAEADAAFWSNAAKFYGIDSDT from the coding sequence ATGACCGAGCCTCAGAAAGCCTTCGACGCGCATCTGCACATCATCGATCCGGATCATCCGCTGATCGAGAACAACGGTTATCTGCCCGACCCGTTCACTGTTGCGGACTATCGGGCACGCCTGCAGAGCCTGCCGGACGTCGGAGTCGCTATCGCAGGCGGTGCCGTCGTGTCCGGGTCGTTCCAGGGCTTCGACCAGGGGTATCTCATTGCGGCTCTGCGCGAGCTCGGCCCGAACTATGTCGGCGTCACCCAGCTGCCGGATGGGACCACCGATGACCAGATCCAACGCCTCGACGAGGCCGGTGTCAAAGCACTGCGGTTCAATATCGCCCGCGGCGGCTCTGCCACCCTCGAGGCTCTCGACGCTTTCGCCCGGCGAGTCCACGACCTTGTCGGATGGCACGCCGAGCTCTACATCGACGCCCGCACCATCGATGCCGACCTCGCCGATCGCATCGCCTCCCTGCCGGCGGTGAGCATCGACCACCTCGGCATGCACGAAGACGGCCTGTCGACTCTGCTGCGACTCGTCGAGCGCGGCGTGAAGGTCAAGGCCACCGGGTTCGGGCGAGTGGAGCTCGACCCCGCCGAGGTGGTCCGTCGCATCGTCGACACCGACCCGAGTGCGCTCATGGTGGGCACGGACCTGCCATCGACTCGGGCCCGTCGGCCCTTCGCCGACACCGACTTCACGAAGATCCGTGACGCCCTCTCCCCCGCCGAGGCGGACGCCGCGTTCTGGTCCAATGCTGCGAAGTTCTACGGCATCGAC
- a CDS encoding DUF1684 domain-containing protein → MNQFVTEWNTWRDSRNSALAKPFGWLSVVGLHWLDVESTWSDAPGTFTVEDGWVTVSLDSGINAGPAAETFDLLSGGSAAAGGNGAGNGNGAGNGSGAGFGAGFGAGTGNAEATRATSPSVPSDTSTLPAVTSQAANDGGDGDVSTDAHHGPAPRPQVRVEDHGFSAKLPAGGSLNWFTVGNVLYELIDRGGRLGVRVRNSKSPLLGKFFEVPVFDPDPDFVFLAHFTRFDPFPTYTIETAQEDLQLQTQAAGTVTFETQHGEVSLLATGCPVTGLQLDFHDGTNGSTTAAWRTIDLGVPNQDGSLVIDFNRAVNYPFAFTSFATCPAPIEGNVVPFDVTAGERRPPFFYSEAGINVPFLFYVWWDDESAEVTRPWYSRFGLDITILNPNHDDARVSLVGFDGVAMSGGDLSPLGRKARSRLIDVATEALTSRIPVIGIGAYSAFVIQAQRELRSQQGYADGIDVEYAAPEDRLLIVMNNELEPQKAGFDIVHTDASGLLYVEMPFDIPLESERTEVEDFQASLEADKPISSWQEFDYRMVSLIRRHR, encoded by the coding sequence GTGAATCAGTTCGTGACGGAGTGGAACACCTGGCGCGATTCACGAAATTCGGCACTGGCGAAACCGTTCGGATGGCTCAGCGTCGTCGGACTCCACTGGCTCGACGTCGAATCCACGTGGTCCGACGCCCCGGGAACCTTCACTGTCGAGGACGGGTGGGTCACCGTCTCCCTCGACTCCGGAATCAACGCAGGCCCCGCAGCAGAGACCTTCGACCTGCTCAGCGGCGGATCGGCCGCGGCAGGCGGGAACGGGGCCGGGAACGGGAACGGTGCCGGGAATGGATCCGGTGCCGGATTCGGTGCCGGATTCGGTGCCGGTACGGGCAATGCCGAGGCGACGCGCGCGACCAGCCCATCGGTGCCCAGCGACACCTCGACTCTGCCGGCAGTGACGAGCCAGGCCGCGAACGATGGCGGCGACGGCGATGTGTCGACCGATGCTCACCATGGACCGGCACCACGCCCGCAGGTGAGAGTCGAGGACCACGGCTTCAGCGCGAAACTGCCCGCCGGGGGATCGCTGAACTGGTTCACCGTGGGCAACGTCCTCTACGAGCTCATCGACCGGGGCGGCCGCCTCGGTGTGCGTGTGCGCAATTCGAAGTCGCCGCTGCTCGGCAAGTTCTTCGAGGTTCCGGTCTTCGACCCGGATCCGGACTTCGTCTTCCTCGCCCACTTCACCCGATTCGACCCGTTCCCGACCTATACGATCGAGACCGCGCAGGAGGACCTGCAGCTGCAGACCCAGGCCGCCGGGACCGTCACCTTCGAAACGCAGCACGGCGAGGTCAGCCTGCTGGCCACCGGGTGCCCGGTCACGGGACTGCAGCTGGACTTCCACGACGGGACGAACGGATCGACCACCGCGGCATGGCGGACGATCGACCTCGGGGTGCCGAACCAGGACGGTTCGCTCGTCATCGACTTCAACCGTGCGGTCAACTACCCCTTCGCGTTCACCTCGTTCGCCACCTGCCCTGCACCCATCGAGGGAAACGTCGTGCCCTTCGACGTCACCGCAGGTGAGCGACGTCCCCCGTTCTTCTACTCGGAAGCCGGCATCAACGTGCCGTTCCTGTTCTACGTGTGGTGGGACGACGAGAGCGCCGAGGTGACTCGTCCCTGGTACTCCCGATTCGGTCTCGACATCACGATCCTCAACCCGAATCACGATGACGCGCGGGTCTCTCTCGTCGGATTCGACGGGGTCGCGATGTCCGGCGGAGACCTCAGCCCCCTCGGTCGCAAGGCCCGGTCGCGGCTCATCGACGTCGCCACCGAGGCGCTGACCTCACGCATCCCGGTCATCGGAATCGGCGCCTACTCGGCGTTCGTCATCCAGGCGCAGCGGGAGCTGCGTTCGCAGCAGGGCTATGCCGACGGCATCGACGTCGAGTACGCGGCGCCCGAGGACCGACTGCTCATCGTGATGAACAACGAACTCGAACCGCAGAAGGCCGGTTTCGACATCGTCCACACCGACGCCAGCGGGCTGCTGTATGTGGAGATGCCCTTCGACATTCCGCTCGAATCCGAGCGCACCGAAGTCGAGGACTTCCAGGCGTCACTGGAGGCCGACAAGCCGATCAGCAGCTGGCAGGAGTTCGACTACCGGATGGTCTCCCTCATCCGCCGCCACCGCTGA
- a CDS encoding M18 family aminopeptidase yields MNESLPRPVPAAQTADDLGDFVSASPSSYHAVATAAQRLEKAGFSRLDEASAWALTPGTGNFVIRDGAIIAWINPTTAEAAPGFRVFGSHTDSPAFKLKPGPEYTAEGTRQVGVEIYGGPLLNSWLDRELAFAGRLSLADGRTVLAQTGPIARIPQLAIHLDRQVNEGLTLDKQRHTAPVIGLAELAEADIVELLAASAEVDPEQVAGHDVYTVPTQAPSRFGASEEFFASPRLDNLLSVHAGVTALANLDADGLEGIPLFAAFDHEEIGSNSRSGACGPFLADVTERIIASLLPNSTRSDYLASLAASVCVSSDAGHAAHPNYPERHDPHVRPHLGGGPLLKLNAQQRYATDAVGTAVWARACAAAGVEYQDFVSNNAMPCGSTIGPLTATRLGMTTVDVGPALYSMHSAREMVAISDVVALGAVAKTFLQGD; encoded by the coding sequence ATGAATGAATCACTCCCGAGACCGGTTCCTGCCGCGCAGACCGCGGACGACCTCGGCGACTTCGTCAGCGCCTCCCCCAGCTCATACCACGCCGTGGCCACCGCCGCCCAGCGTCTGGAGAAGGCCGGTTTCTCCCGCCTCGATGAGGCGAGCGCGTGGGCGCTGACTCCCGGGACGGGCAATTTCGTCATCCGTGACGGTGCGATCATCGCGTGGATCAATCCCACCACCGCCGAGGCGGCTCCCGGGTTCCGCGTGTTCGGTTCCCACACCGATTCCCCGGCTTTCAAACTCAAACCCGGCCCTGAGTACACCGCGGAGGGGACGCGTCAGGTCGGTGTGGAGATCTACGGTGGTCCGCTGCTGAATTCGTGGCTGGACCGGGAGCTCGCCTTCGCCGGTCGGCTCAGTCTCGCCGACGGCCGGACCGTGCTCGCACAGACCGGGCCGATCGCCCGTATCCCGCAGCTGGCGATTCATCTCGACCGGCAGGTCAATGAGGGTCTGACCTTGGACAAGCAGCGTCACACGGCTCCGGTCATCGGCCTGGCCGAACTCGCCGAGGCAGACATCGTCGAACTGCTCGCCGCCTCCGCCGAGGTGGATCCCGAACAGGTGGCCGGCCACGACGTCTACACCGTTCCTACGCAGGCACCGTCACGGTTCGGTGCCTCCGAGGAGTTCTTCGCCTCGCCGAGGCTGGACAACCTCCTGTCCGTCCACGCCGGAGTCACCGCCTTGGCGAATCTCGACGCCGACGGTCTCGAGGGGATCCCGCTGTTCGCGGCCTTCGATCATGAGGAGATCGGATCGAACTCACGGTCCGGAGCGTGCGGGCCGTTCCTCGCCGATGTCACCGAACGCATCATCGCCTCCCTGCTGCCGAACTCGACGCGCAGCGACTATCTGGCCTCCTTGGCCGCCTCGGTGTGCGTGTCCTCCGATGCCGGGCACGCCGCGCACCCGAACTATCCGGAGCGTCACGACCCGCATGTGCGTCCACACCTCGGCGGCGGTCCGCTGCTCAAACTCAATGCTCAGCAGCGCTACGCCACGGATGCCGTGGGCACAGCAGTGTGGGCGCGAGCATGTGCGGCCGCCGGGGTCGAGTATCAGGACTTCGTGTCGAACAATGCGATGCCCTGCGGGTCGACGATCGGTCCGCTGACCGCCACCCGCCTGGGCATGACCACCGTCGACGTCGGACCGGCACTGTATTCGATGCACTCGGCCCGGGAGATGGTCGCGATCTCCGACGTCGTCGCCCTCGGCGCGGTCGCGAAGACGTTCCTCCAGGGCGACTGA